From a region of the Malania oleifera isolate guangnan ecotype guangnan chromosome 12, ASM2987363v1, whole genome shotgun sequence genome:
- the LOC131144791 gene encoding uncharacterized protein LOC131144791, with amino-acid sequence MCNAKTRSPTTSSVDGINCRPVLQSACNRVAGVDRRRHFPINKLSPKSPSTAAAPPISPKKSKSPRGAGPQGVKKRGGSDVNGLNTSAERVSITTTAAPKTLASSLERKKSKRSGVSCSVGETASFTYSSSLIVEAPGTIAAVRREQVALQQAQRKMRIAHYGRTKSGKSLDSNVNVNVPAAATATAAGEEKRCGFITSNSDPLYVAYHDQEWGVPVHDDKMLFELLVLCGAQVGSDWTSILKKREDFRKAFSGFDAEIVANFREKQITSVSAEYGIDLSRVRGVVDNSNRILVIKKELGSLDKYVWGFVNHKPISTQYKAWHKIPAKTSKSESISKDMVRRGFRFVGPTVVHSFMQAAGLTNDHLISCHRHLHCTAPPPPAS; translated from the exons atgtgCAACGCCAAGACCAGATCGCCGACGACGAGCTCCGTCGACGGCATCAACTGCAGACCGGTTCTTCAATCCGCCTGCAACCGCGTCGCCGGCGTTGATCGCCGTCGCCATTTTCCAATTAATAAACTCTCGCCCAAGTCTCCATCGACAGCGGCGGCGCCTCCGATTTCTCCGAAAAAATCGAAATCTCCGAGGGGTGCCGGGCCGCAGGGCGTGAAAAAGAGGGGCGGGAGCGACGTCAATGGGTTGAACACGAGCGCCGAGAGGGTGAGTATTACTACTACGGCGGCTCCGAAGACTCTGGCGAGTAGTTTGGAGAGGAAGAAGTCGAAGAGAAGCGGCGTTAGTTGCAGCGTAGGCGAAACGGCGTCGTTTACGTACTCTTCGTCTCTGATCGTGGAGGCGCCAGGGACCATAGCGGCGGTTAGAAGGGAGCAAGTGGCGCTTCAGCAGGCGCAGCGCAAGATGCGAATTGCGCATTACGGGAGAACCAAATCAGGGAAGTCTCTTGATTCTAATGTTAATGTTAACGTTCCCGCCGCAGCAACGGCCACCGCTGCCGGAGAAGAGAAGAGATGCGGTTTTATCACTTCCAATTCAG ATCCTCTCTACGTTGCTTACCACGATCAAGAATGGGGAGTCCCCGTGCACGATGACAa AATGCTGTTTGAGTTGCTGGTGCTATGTGGCGCTCAGGTGGGTTCAGACTGGACTTCAATTCTCAAGAAACGGGAAGACTTCAG GAAGGCATTTTCGGGATTTGACGCCGAAATCGTGGCCAACTTCCGGGAGAAACAAATAACGTCAGTTAGCGCAGAGTATGGCATCGACTTAAGCCGCGTTCGAGGTGTCGTCGACAACTCCAACCGTATTCTCGTG ATAAAGAAGGAGCTTGGGTCGTTGGACAAGTACGTTTGGGGATTTGTAAACCACAAGCCCATCTCCACGCAATACAAGGCATGGCACAAGATCCCGGCGAAGACCTCTAAGTCGGAGAGCATAAGCAAGGACATGGTGAGGAGGGGGTTCCGATTCGTCGGTCCGACCGTGGTTCACTCCTTCATGCAAGCAGCCGGCCTCACCAACGACCACTTGATCTCCTGCCACCGCCACCTCCACTGCACCGCCCCTCCCCCTCCTGCTTCCTAG